A DNA window from bacterium contains the following coding sequences:
- a CDS encoding type II toxin-antitoxin system HicA family toxin → MSQWPSTKARGVLSALLRIGWTIKRQSGTSHRVLSRLGWPDFTFAFHDQEEIGPQMLARISRRTGLTPNDL, encoded by the coding sequence ATGAGTCAATGGCCGTCGACTAAAGCACGAGGGGTGCTATCCGCCTTATTGCGAATTGGCTGGACGATTAAACGTCAATCTGGCACATCACACCGCGTCCTATCCCGTCTTGGGTGGCCAGATTTTACTTTTGCGTTTCATGATCAAGAAGAAATTGGTCCTCAAATGTTGGCACGCATCTCCCGGCGTACGGGGCTTACACCGAATGACTTGTGA
- a CDS encoding type II toxin-antitoxin system HicB family antitoxin — MNIEIEREEDGRWIAEVPDLPGVMVYGQSQEEAISKVRALALRVLADRLEHGEEIVDLRGLFAVAA, encoded by the coding sequence GTGAATATCGAAATTGAACGTGAAGAAGATGGTCGGTGGATAGCCGAAGTGCCCGATTTACCTGGTGTCATGGTGTACGGACAGAGTCAAGAGGAAGCAATTTCCAAAGTTAGAGCTCTGGCCTTGCGTGTGCTGGCAGATCGACTCGAACATGGGGAGGAAATCGTGGATCTCCGCGGTCTCTTCGCGGTGGCGGCATGA
- a CDS encoding DNA methyltransferase — MKYFSLVLDFFLGFGTTTAGAHKLGRRWLGMEMREHFYTVRQTSSDTPLQAC, encoded by the coding sequence ATAAAGTATTTTAGCCTCGTCCTTGATTTCTTCCTTGGCTTCGGCACCACCACCGCAGGAGCACACAAACTTGGCAGGCGATGGCTGGGCATGGAGATGAGAGAGCATTTTTACACAGTTCGTCAGACTTCGTCTGACACCCCTCTGCAAGCCTGCTGA
- a CDS encoding nucleoside phosphorylase, whose protein sequence is MPHRHIHLKCDPKEVAEYVLLAGDPGRTKMIAENFIKDSRVINEFRGLLSYTGQYEGINVSVVTTGMGCPSAAIVMEELMDMGARYLIRVGTCGATQEGIRPGDIIIPTGAVPLTGIISQYDLKTFAPVPHYRVLNLLVEAAEGLGVSAKTGLVATTDAFYSEMAHGKWWAQRNILAFEMECAAIFTVAYLKKAAAGAILAATGNLLNEEQVIENEITTAAIETECKIALRAVASLAKG, encoded by the coding sequence ATGCCACATAGACACATTCACCTGAAGTGTGATCCAAAAGAAGTAGCTGAATACGTTCTGTTAGCGGGTGACCCCGGTAGAACCAAAATGATAGCTGAAAACTTTATTAAAGACTCAAGGGTAATCAATGAATTCAGGGGTTTGCTTTCTTACACTGGCCAATATGAGGGGATCAATGTCTCCGTAGTAACTACCGGGATGGGATGTCCTTCAGCCGCTATCGTGATGGAAGAATTAATGGATATGGGCGCCAGGTATCTCATTAGAGTAGGAACCTGCGGGGCCACTCAAGAAGGGATACGGCCGGGAGATATTATTATCCCTACCGGAGCCGTCCCCCTGACCGGAATCATAAGCCAATATGATTTAAAGACCTTTGCCCCGGTTCCCCATTACCGTGTCCTGAATCTCCTGGTTGAGGCAGCCGAGGGATTGGGTGTTTCTGCGAAAACGGGCCTGGTGGCTACCACTGATGCCTTTTATTCAGAGATGGCCCATGGTAAATGGTGGGCCCAGCGAAATATCCTGGCCTTTGAGATGGAATGCGCGGCTATCTTTACAGTAGCTTACCTCAAAAAGGCCGCGGCCGGGGCTATCCTGGCCGCCACCGGGAATCTACTTAATGAGGAACAGGTAATAGAAAATGAGATCACTACGGCCGCCATCGAAACCGAATGTAAAATCGCTTTAAGGGCAGTGGCTTCCTTGGCCAAAGGATAA
- a CDS encoding chorismate synthase translates to MLGCDLGMLFKVTVAGGSYQEGMTTHIQGVPPGLCITEEQIYQDLLLRKPGQDELTSPRREPDIPIIYSGVNAADSMPGFSNKGLTNGTPFVILIPNLDRHLEHIEQYRVTNRTPRPGHASYASYRKYGEYDDAIGAGIFSGRYTNTIVAAGVVAKQVLKRHNIEVTAYIKEAAGVRAPDMPLDKIREKVAAFKEMRKEHDPVYAAIYGEKRIRPEMRLLEKMAVLAEFERQIPELHAKGKKMDEEAIRREYGVHPKLNCPDLDTADEMYQRIMEITREGDSSGGVVEVVVTGLPAGMGEPVFRKLDGELGKMMSIAAVKSVEIGEGYAVKDLKGSECNDQMYVENGEVKFKSNHAGGITGGLTTGQPLVVRLVVKPTPTIGKSQHTIDKVSLENRVLEAVTRRDPTIVPRIWPVAEAFTSLILLDYYMQHLAYQHL, encoded by the coding sequence ATGTTAGGTTGCGACCTGGGAATGCTATTTAAAGTTACTGTAGCCGGAGGCTCTTATCAAGAAGGAATGACCACGCACATTCAGGGAGTTCCTCCCGGCCTTTGCATTACGGAGGAACAAATATACCAGGACCTTTTACTTAGAAAGCCGGGACAGGATGAGTTGACCTCTCCCAGGAGGGAACCGGACATCCCCATTATCTACAGTGGCGTAAACGCCGCGGATAGCATGCCAGGCTTTTCTAATAAGGGGCTTACCAATGGAACCCCCTTCGTGATATTGATTCCAAACCTGGACCGTCACCTGGAACACATCGAACAGTACCGTGTCACCAACCGAACCCCCCGACCGGGTCACGCTTCTTATGCCTCCTATCGGAAGTATGGAGAATATGATGACGCCATCGGCGCAGGAATCTTCAGCGGAAGATACACCAATACTATTGTAGCCGCTGGTGTGGTGGCCAAGCAGGTTCTAAAAAGGCATAATATTGAAGTTACCGCCTATATTAAAGAGGCGGCTGGAGTGCGGGCGCCGGATATGCCCCTGGATAAGATAAGGGAAAAAGTGGCCGCCTTTAAAGAGATGCGTAAGGAGCACGATCCAGTGTATGCCGCTATCTACGGGGAGAAGCGGATCAGGCCTGAAATGCGATTGCTTGAAAAGATGGCTGTTCTGGCTGAGTTTGAACGCCAGATCCCTGAACTGCACGCTAAAGGGAAGAAAATGGATGAAGAAGCCATCCGCCGGGAATATGGGGTGCATCCTAAACTGAACTGTCCTGATCTTGATACGGCGGATGAGATGTATCAGAGGATTATGGAGATCACCCGAGAGGGAGACTCAAGTGGAGGGGTGGTGGAGGTTGTGGTCACCGGTCTGCCGGCCGGAATGGGTGAGCCGGTCTTTCGTAAATTAGATGGTGAATTGGGCAAGATGATGAGTATTGCGGCCGTAAAGTCAGTCGAAATCGGTGAAGGATATGCGGTCAAGGATTTGAAGGGGTCCGAATGCAATGACCAGATGTATGTTGAAAACGGGGAGGTTAAGTTTAAGTCGAATCACGCCGGGGGGATTACGGGGGGGCTGACAACCGGCCAGCCGTTGGTGGTCAGGCTGGTGGTAAAACCTACTCCCACCATAGGCAAATCGCAGCACACCATTGACAAGGTTAGCCTTGAAAACAGGGTATTAGAGGCGGTCACTCGAAGAGACCCCACTATCGTGCCCCGAATCTGGCCGGTGGCCGAAGCCTTTACCTCGCTTATCCTTCTTGATTATTACATGCAGCATCTGGCCTACCAACACCTTTAA